In one window of Cellulophaga sp. HaHa_2_95 DNA:
- the dinB gene encoding DNA polymerase IV codes for MKTESILHLDLDTFFVSCERLTDSKLLKRPLLVGGIGDRGVVAACSYETRKFGVHSGMSMKLARQLCPEATVIKGDSSTYTKHSQLVTEIIKERVPVFEKASIDEFYADLTGMDQFFGTYKFATELRNTIIKETGLPISFGLSSNKIVSKVATGEAKPNNQMRVDTGLEKQFLAPLSIQKIPSVGTKTYQTLRNLGITKVHIVQEMPLEMMVSALGKHGQTIWRRANGIDRPPLIPFHERKSISTERTFTKDTTNMVQLRTTITAMAENLAYQLRRADKLTACIAVRVRYSDFQTYSKQIKIPYTSADHILIPKIVELFERLYERRLLIRLVGVKFSDIVTGNYQINLFDDTEEMLSLYHAMDHIRKKYGEKSIMRATSMGAKTIGRFHNPFSGEPPIVLAHRKQ; via the coding sequence ATGAAAACAGAATCAATACTACATTTAGATTTAGACACGTTTTTTGTGTCTTGTGAACGCTTAACCGACTCCAAACTACTCAAGCGTCCCTTGCTCGTTGGAGGTATTGGAGACCGTGGGGTGGTGGCTGCTTGTAGTTATGAAACCAGGAAATTTGGTGTGCATTCAGGAATGTCAATGAAATTAGCTAGGCAGTTGTGCCCTGAAGCAACAGTTATTAAAGGAGATTCTAGTACCTACACCAAACACTCCCAATTAGTAACAGAGATTATAAAAGAACGTGTGCCTGTTTTTGAAAAAGCGAGTATTGATGAGTTCTATGCTGATTTAACAGGAATGGATCAGTTTTTTGGCACCTATAAATTTGCTACAGAGCTAAGAAATACCATTATCAAAGAAACCGGATTGCCTATTTCATTTGGATTGTCTTCTAATAAAATAGTATCAAAAGTTGCTACGGGCGAAGCAAAACCCAACAATCAAATGCGGGTAGATACAGGCCTAGAAAAACAATTTTTGGCGCCTTTGTCTATTCAGAAAATACCATCGGTAGGTACAAAAACCTATCAGACACTTCGCAACTTAGGCATTACTAAAGTACATATTGTTCAAGAAATGCCTTTAGAAATGATGGTGAGTGCCTTAGGAAAACATGGGCAAACCATTTGGAGACGTGCCAATGGTATTGATAGGCCTCCGCTAATTCCTTTTCACGAGCGTAAATCTATTTCAACGGAGCGCACCTTTACAAAAGACACCACCAATATGGTACAATTACGGACCACAATTACTGCTATGGCAGAGAATTTGGCGTATCAATTACGTAGGGCAGACAAGTTAACCGCTTGTATTGCGGTGAGAGTACGGTATTCAGATTTTCAGACCTATTCCAAACAAATTAAAATACCTTATACCAGTGCAGATCATATTTTAATTCCTAAAATAGTTGAATTGTTTGAGCGCCTGTATGAGCGTCGGTTATTAATCCGCTTGGTAGGCGTGAAGTTTAGTGATATTGTTACGGGGAATTATCAGATTAATCTTTTTGATGATACCGAAGAGATGCTCAGTTTATACCATGCGATGGATCATATCCGGAAGAAGTATGGAGAGAAAAGCATTATGCGCGCTACTTCTATGGGAGCAAAAACCATTGGTAGGTTTCACAACCCATTTAGCGGAGAACCTCCTATCGTATTAGCACACCGAAAACAATAA
- a CDS encoding STAS-like domain-containing protein, whose protein sequence is MKISVLDIIKSELATNLTDGSVLFEAIKSYKPSEITISFLGVRRISTLFLNESIGQYAMNNATNIQELKFEYPAEKEMFSHKVDDVIENALMGDEYDTLVDNALLSM, encoded by the coding sequence ATGAAAATCAGCGTTTTAGATATTATTAAATCAGAATTAGCTACCAATCTTACAGACGGTAGTGTTCTTTTTGAAGCTATCAAATCATACAAACCTTCAGAAATTACTATTTCATTCTTAGGTGTTAGACGTATTTCAACTCTATTTCTTAACGAAAGTATTGGTCAATACGCTATGAATAACGCAACAAATATTCAAGAATTAAAATTTGAATATCCAGCAGAAAAAGAAATGTTTTCTCACAAGGTAGATGATGTTATTGAGAATGCTTTAATGGGAGATGAGTACGACACTTTAGTCGATAACGCTCTTCTTTCAATGTAA
- a CDS encoding PIN domain-containing protein: MSYSYSKASSHSIKNQENYFLDANIWLKVLAPKNRLSYKDKGYLAFFEKLLSNTKVRIIVPALVVSEVINRIIREVHYKKHLNAVEKKTPDFVLTEGYYKNVFRNTEDYRIAYNLICDDIKSYNTSIDLVNDEFGTSFKFKHVMSNPPISLDFNDYYYYNLCKKKGYFLVTDDKDFWVEDVEVVTMSDTLLNKHIATLIPKSATQ, translated from the coding sequence ATGTCTTATTCTTACTCTAAGGCTTCAAGTCATTCTATTAAAAATCAAGAGAATTATTTTTTAGATGCAAATATCTGGTTAAAGGTATTAGCGCCCAAAAACAGATTATCTTACAAGGACAAAGGTTACTTAGCTTTTTTTGAAAAATTGTTGAGTAACACAAAAGTGCGAATCATTGTTCCCGCATTAGTAGTATCAGAAGTTATCAATAGAATCATTAGAGAAGTTCACTATAAAAAACATCTTAACGCTGTCGAGAAGAAAACTCCAGATTTTGTTTTAACGGAAGGGTACTATAAGAATGTTTTTAGAAATACTGAAGATTATCGTATAGCATATAATTTGATATGTGATGACATTAAGAGTTATAATACTTCTATCGATTTAGTTAATGATGAGTTTGGAACTTCTTTTAAGTTTAAGCACGTAATGTCGAATCCACCGATAAGTCTTGACTTTAACGATTATTACTATTACAATTTGTGTAAAAAAAAGGGATACTTTTTAGTGACTGATGATAAAGACTTTTGGGTCGAAGATGTTGAGGTAGTTACAATGAGTGATACACTTTTGAATAAACATATTGCTACTTTGATACCAAAAAGCGCCACTCAATAA
- a CDS encoding GNAT family N-acetyltransferase translates to MDLEGILKLQSENQISQGGTLSAELSRSQIEEMMTDMPQIVAYINDEIVGFLLTTSQAANRKRQVPIVDAMFTSYTPANTDAYIYGPVCVSQSQRGKGLAQMMFNELLYRAPNREGILFIKSDNESSLRAHEKMGLKKVNSFNFNTAEFHVFSYLFSSNEDKENPK, encoded by the coding sequence TTGGACTTAGAAGGAATTTTAAAACTTCAATCCGAAAATCAAATCTCTCAAGGGGGAACCCTGTCTGCCGAATTGAGTCGCAGTCAAATTGAAGAAATGATGACAGATATGCCACAGATTGTAGCGTATATAAATGACGAAATTGTAGGTTTTCTTCTCACAACATCACAGGCTGCAAATAGAAAAAGGCAGGTTCCTATTGTAGATGCCATGTTTACATCATACACTCCTGCTAATACCGACGCCTACATTTATGGTCCTGTTTGCGTGAGCCAATCACAACGCGGAAAGGGATTAGCGCAAATGATGTTTAATGAACTTTTATATCGAGCACCAAATCGCGAAGGAATTCTATTTATCAAAAGTGATAATGAATCTTCATTGCGAGCTCATGAAAAAATGGGTCTTAAAAAAGTGAACAGTTTCAACTTTAATACGGCAGAATTTCATGTGTTCTCCTATTTATTTTCTTCGAATGAAGACAAAGAAAACCCTAAATAA
- a CDS encoding RDD family protein → MMNSFTFEIMAFGALLLAYFVLYYLSDSIIKIELQKKKTKRISNCKTYKTITRRGENFEYEFPLNPNLDKFWLRLLAKILDYGCYLSLFFLINTMLIEKSPSPFLLAFLALFLINPILESLLGKTFGKYLFGMRVIDDYGENPSLLTCFIKNILQLFSIVFYTLSSATIFEDEMFFHNKRTFTYTIWNKDHDKIVSELKK, encoded by the coding sequence ATGATGAATAGTTTTACATTTGAAATAATGGCTTTTGGAGCACTGCTACTTGCCTATTTTGTTCTGTATTATTTATCTGATTCTATTATCAAAATAGAATTACAAAAGAAAAAGACAAAAAGGATTTCTAATTGTAAAACGTATAAGACGATTACACGTCGAGGAGAAAATTTTGAATATGAATTCCCATTAAACCCTAATTTAGATAAATTTTGGTTGAGACTATTGGCAAAAATATTGGACTATGGCTGCTATTTGAGCTTGTTTTTCTTGATTAACACTATGTTAATTGAAAAAAGTCCGTCTCCGTTCCTATTAGCATTTCTAGCTTTATTTCTTATAAACCCCATATTAGAGTCGCTATTAGGCAAAACTTTTGGAAAGTATCTATTCGGAATGAGAGTGATTGACGATTATGGAGAAAACCCTTCCTTATTGACTTGTTTCATAAAGAATATACTTCAACTTTTCAGTATCGTTTTTTATACGTTATCAAGTGCAACGATCTTCGAGGATGAAATGTTTTTTCATAATAAAAGAACTTTTACTTACACGATTTGGAATAAAGACCATGATAAAATAGTATCTGAATTAAAAAAGTAA